The Thermomonospora amylolytica sequence CGCCGGCCGGAGCCGCCGGAAACTTACGGCGGGCCGTCCCGGCCGGGAGTTATCCACAGCCCGGGCCGTGCCGGTGGATATCCCGAGGACGGATATCCGCAGGGCGGGCAGGGCTACCCGTGGACCCGTGAGCAGTCTCACGGGTACGAGGCGCCCCATCCCGGAGGACGGCACGCCGCCTACCCGTCCCAGGGACGGCATGCGGCGCCGCCCGTTCACCACGACGACGACCGCGGCCGGGACGACGCGCCGCCGTGGGGCCGGGCCTCCCACCCGAACGACCGGACGTTGAACGCGCCGCTGTATGAGGATCGGTACGACGATCCGCAGCGGCCGGGTTCCGAGTCGCTGCACTCCGTCCGGGACCACGGGCGGCACTACGACGACGCCGAGCACCGGATGCCCGCGGGCGGGCGGCACCACGCCGACGACCCCGGCCAGGTGCCGCTGCCACTGCCCGGCCAGGGCCCGCAGCAGTACGACGAGGGGTATGCGCCCGTTCCACCGCCGCCCGGCTCGTACGGCTCGGGACCGGGGGACGGCCGTGACCCGGGTCCGCAGCACGGCGAGGGCCGCGGCGAGCGTCCGATGGACGGCGGCGAGCCCGAGCAGCCGTGGCAGGCGCGCCGCCCGGCGGGCGAGCAGCCCAAGGCGGGGGGGTCGGAGCACGCCCGGCTGAACCCCAAGTACACGTTCGAGACGTTCGTCATCGGCTCGTCCAACCGGTTCGCCCACGCCGCCGCCGTCGCGGTGGCCGAGCAGCCAGCCAAGGCCTACAACCCGCTGTTCATCTACGGGGACTCCGGGCTGGGCAAGACGCACCTGCTGCACGCGATCGGCCACTACGCGCAGAGCCTGTTCAACGGCGCGCGGGTGCGGTACGTGAGCTCGGAGGAGTTCACCAACGACTTCATCAACGCCATCCGTGACGGCAAGGCCGACGGGTTCCGGCGGCGCTACCGGGACGTGGACATCCTCCTGGTCGACGACATCCAGTTCCTCGAGGGCAAGGAGCAGACCCAGGAGGAGTTCTTCCACACGTTCAACACCCTGCACAACGCCAGCAAGCAGATCGTGATCTCCAGTGATCGCCCGCCCAAAGATCTGGTGACGCTGGAGGATCGGCTGCGCAACCGGTTCGAGTGGGGCCTGACCACCGACGTGCAGCCGCCCGAGCTGGAGACCCGGATCGCGATCCTGCAGAAGAAGGCCCGCCAGGAGGGCCTGGCGGTGCCGCCGGACGTGCTGGAGTTCATCGCCTCCCAGATCGCCACCAACATCCGCGAGCTGGAGGGCGCGCTGATCCGGGTGACCGCGTTCGCCAGCCTCAACCGACAGTCGGTGGACATGCGGCTGGCCGAGATCGTGCTGAAGGACCTGATCCCCAACGACACCGGCCCGGAGATCACCGCCGCGATGATCATGGCCCAGACGGTGGAGTACTTCGGCACCACCATCGAGGACCTGTGCGGCCCGTCCCGCTCCCGGATGCTGGTGACCGCCCGGCAGATCGCCATGTACCTGTGCCGCGAGCTCACCGACCTGTCGCTGCCCAAGATCGGCGCCCAGTTCGGCGGCCGCGACCACACCACGGTCATGCACGCCGAACGCAAGATCCGTTCCCTGATGGCCGAACGCCGCGCCATCTACAACCAGGTCACCGAGCTCACCGGCCGCATCAAGCACCAGGCCCGCAAGCGCTGACCCCGCCCTTCACCCGGCGACCGGCCTCCCCGGTCGCCGGGCACGACCGTCCCCACCCGAAGACCCCGGCGCACCGCTGACCCGCCCGCCCGGCGTCCCCTCACCATCCGCCGCTGCGCGGCACATCCCTGTCTCCACCCGTCTGCCGGGCGGACCGGCACCGATGGGGCGAACGGGCGTCGTGCCGCTCATCCGGCGAACGCACTCATCCACACGGACGCCCAGCCGGGCGGATGCGTTCGTCAGGGCGCCCGGAAACCGCCGGAGTCCGGCGGGCCTCATCAGTGGGGAGGGTGCGGTCGTTCTTGGGATGGATGTGGGCTTCGGGTTGTCCGATGGGCGGTTTACGGTGACCCGCCGGGTGCCGGTGGGTGGGTGGGGCCTCGGCCGACTCGCCGGTTGTGGATGACGTGGACGGGTGTGCACGGGTGTGGACGACGGCGTCCGGGGTGGTGTGGATCACGGGCCGGGGATTTGGGCGGTATGCCCGGGGGAGGCGCACAGGCTGGGGATAAGCCTGTGGATCGACGCCGGGAAGCGGTGGAAAGCCTGCGGACAGGCTGGGGACGGGCGGTGGAGGGCGTGTGGACGGGCTTCGGTCGCCCTGGGGAGAGGATGGGGACATCCTGGGGACGGGCTGGGGATGCGCTGGGGACGGCGTTCGGCCGAGACTGTCATCCTGGCCCGCCGGCGGCGCCTAGGGTCCACAGTGGTGGATGACGTTCCGTTGGGCTGCGGACAACTCGTGGAAAACCGGGGGACAACGTGAGGACAGCGTGTGGGGACGGATCGGCCGTCCCCAGGCCG is a genomic window containing:
- the dnaA gene encoding chromosomal replication initiator protein DnaA, which translates into the protein MDGRDLASVWARTLAALSDGELPPSYRAWLPLVRPLALVEGTALLAAPNEFAKDALETRLRGLITQALSKELGREIFVAVTVQPEPPQPPAEQPPAERRPEPPETYGGPSRPGVIHSPGRAGGYPEDGYPQGGQGYPWTREQSHGYEAPHPGGRHAAYPSQGRHAAPPVHHDDDRGRDDAPPWGRASHPNDRTLNAPLYEDRYDDPQRPGSESLHSVRDHGRHYDDAEHRMPAGGRHHADDPGQVPLPLPGQGPQQYDEGYAPVPPPPGSYGSGPGDGRDPGPQHGEGRGERPMDGGEPEQPWQARRPAGEQPKAGGSEHARLNPKYTFETFVIGSSNRFAHAAAVAVAEQPAKAYNPLFIYGDSGLGKTHLLHAIGHYAQSLFNGARVRYVSSEEFTNDFINAIRDGKADGFRRRYRDVDILLVDDIQFLEGKEQTQEEFFHTFNTLHNASKQIVISSDRPPKDLVTLEDRLRNRFEWGLTTDVQPPELETRIAILQKKARQEGLAVPPDVLEFIASQIATNIRELEGALIRVTAFASLNRQSVDMRLAEIVLKDLIPNDTGPEITAAMIMAQTVEYFGTTIEDLCGPSRSRMLVTARQIAMYLCRELTDLSLPKIGAQFGGRDHTTVMHAERKIRSLMAERRAIYNQVTELTGRIKHQARKR